The DNA region GGGGAGAAGAAGGCGCGCGAGATCGCGCAGGAGTTCGAGCGCATCCGGGCGTTCTTCGCGCTGCGGCTTCCCGGGGCGGTCGCCGATGGCGGTCCGCCGCTGTGGATCTATGCGGCGCGCGACGACGGGACGATGAAGATCCTCATGCCCTCACTCGTCAAGGAGCTCGGCCCGGGGGCCGTCGGCGGGCGCTTCGTCGATCGGCCCACGGGGCAGTTCATCCAGCTGCAGTCGGGCTTCGGGACGCAATGGGACCTGCAGATCGTCTTCCACGAGTACTTTCACTACCTCTCGCACCGGCTCGACCTCGATCTTCCCGTCTGGCTGGAGGAGGGGCTCGCCGATTTCTGGGGCGCGACGCAGTTCACCGACAAGGCCATCGAAATCGGGCGCCTCGTGCCCTCGCGCATGAAGCACTACGGCGCGCTCGATCTCGAGCGCCTCCTGGCGCTCGATCGCTCCTCCCCCGAGTATCGCGACCCCACCCGCAGAGGCGCGCTCTACGCGCAATCGTGGGCGCTCGTGCACTACCTCGTTCTGGGAGAGGAGGCAGCCCGGAGCGAGCAACTCTCGCGCTACATTCAGCTCGTTCGCAGTGGCAAGGAGTCGCTCGCGGCGGCAAGGGAGGCGTTCGGCGACCTCGCGAAGCTCGACGAAGGGCTCAAGCGCTATCGCGCCGGCGTGCTCTTTCCACTCGGCAGGATGGCGCCGGCATCGGTTCCTCCGCCGGAGATCGTGGTGCGCGAGGTAGGCGACGGCGAGGCTGCGGCGCGCATTGTCGTCGCCCAGTTCGCGACCGAAGTCACGGCCGACATGGCTCCCTGGGCGGTGGTCGCGAAGAGGGAGGCTCCCGGGGCCGGCGCGACGGAGCTCGCCACCGGTCTCTTCGCCCTCCGGGAGAGTCGCCACCCCGACGCCGAGGCCGCCTTCGCTCGCGCCATGACGGCCTCCCCGGACGACCCGCAGATGGCCATCGCAGGCTACGCCCTGGCGCTCCTCGAGATGGACCGCGACCGCTCCGCCGCGGGACTCGCCGGCGCCGAGAAGAGTCTGCGGCGTGCCGTCGAGCTCGATCCCGGCTTCGCGGCCGCCCAGAGCCGGCTCGCCGAGGTCGAGCTGCGCCAGGGCGGCGATCCGAAGCGCGCTCTGGCGACCCTGCGTGTCGCCCGCCGCCTGCTGCCGGACGACGCCTACCTCGATTTGCGTGAGATCCGGATCCTCGAGCTCATCGGGTCCAGCGCAGCGGCCGAACACTGGCTCGGTCGGCTCGCTGCCGACGCGGTGCGCTCGGAGTCGCCGTTCTATCTGAACGATCTCTGCTGGCACGGCACCCTGGTGGGCTACGCCCGCACCTTTCTCCCGGTCTGCGACAAGGGACTCGAGCTCACGCCCGGACGCGGCGCGATCCTCGACAGCCGCGCGGTCGCGCGCGGCGTGACCGGAGACTTGGCCGGCGCCGCGGCGGACCTGCGCGCCGCGCTCGCCGCGCCGGCGGGCTCCTTCAAGCCCGAGGAGCGGGCCCTGCGCGAGAGCTGGCTCACGGCGCTGGGAAGGGGCGAGAATCCGTTCACTCCCGCTGTCCTCGAAGACCTGCACTACGGCCCCCTGGCCGGCCTCCGCTGGGGGCACTGAGCACCGAACCTCTCAACCCCATCGGAGCACTTTTCAGGATCGACCCGGCGGGTCGATCCTGCGGGTATCGGCCGAACGGGCCGAACGCGCGCGGCGCGCTACGGCGCCGTGGCCGACCAGGCGCTGGTGTTGCCCGAGAAGAAGCCGTTCGCGAAGAGGACGTTCAGGGGATCGTCCGGGGCGAGGCAGGCGGGGTTGCCTCCTGCGACGCTCACGACGTGCGCGCGCATGCGATTGGGAACGCGTTCCGGCATGACGCCGAACGGATGCCCGAGGCCGAGCGTCAGAGTGACGTTGCCGCCGCCGAGCAGGTGGCAGTAGCTCATGATCGTGCCGGACCCTGTCCCGGCCGCGCCGGGCAGTGAGGTCGCGCCGCAATAGCAGCCTGTCGTGCCGCACTGACCGGCGTAGCAGTTGTCCACCGCCGCGGCGTTGCCGCCGATGTTCTGATAGCAGTGGGTGTGCCCGGAGTTGAAGTTGTGCCCGATCTCGTGCGTGAAGGCCTGAATGTCCCAGACCACCGAGGGGCTGCCGATGTCGAAGTTGCCATCGATGCCGGAGGTGTAGCCGTAGCCCCCTCCCCAGTTGCTCGTGCCGGTGAGGGCCGGCGAACAACCGGTCGCGACCGAGGCCGCATTGATCGAGAAACCGCCGCTGCACAAAACGCCGATCCACGCGATTCCGGAGTTCGTCGACTTGCCACTCAGGAAGTGGGTCACCGTGCGCGGGACTCCGGCGTGATTGTTGTTCCAGTAGCGGCCGAAGTCGATCAGGCCGCACGAGGGGCTGGTCTGCAGCCAGGGATCGGCCACGAGAGGGCCCCAGAGACTGATGTAGCCGAGTGACCAGGCGGTCTGAACCTCGGCGACGTAGATGGTCGAAGAGTAAGCGATCAGATCGGCAATGTAGTCCACCGCGAGGGCTGGGTTGCCCGCGAAAGGCGCCAAGGAGAGAAACTCGTTGTCGGTCTCGATGGCGATCACCGCCGTGTGATCGAAGGCCCCCGCAGTGGCGGAGGCGACCGGTGGAGGCGGCGGCGAGTCGAGGATCGACGCGAGATCCGAAAGTTCGGTGTCCTCGCCGGCACGAAAAGCGGCGGGACCGAGCTCGTCGAGCTCGCAGCGGAAGCCCCCACCCGGCTCTTCGAGCTCGAGGGCGGCCTCGACCTCACGCGCTTGCAGGAGGCCGCCGGGCGTAGCCGACCCCAGCAGCCAGGTGCGGCCGGTCGAGGTCGCCAGACCCCGAACCTCGCCCGATTCGAGCACCGACACCATCACCCGCGATTGCGGGTCGCCTTCGATCCCGCCGCGAAGAT from Thermoanaerobaculia bacterium includes:
- a CDS encoding DUF1570 domain-containing protein; the protein is GEKKAREIAQEFERIRAFFALRLPGAVADGGPPLWIYAARDDGTMKILMPSLVKELGPGAVGGRFVDRPTGQFIQLQSGFGTQWDLQIVFHEYFHYLSHRLDLDLPVWLEEGLADFWGATQFTDKAIEIGRLVPSRMKHYGALDLERLLALDRSSPEYRDPTRRGALYAQSWALVHYLVLGEEAARSEQLSRYIQLVRSGKESLAAAREAFGDLAKLDEGLKRYRAGVLFPLGRMAPASVPPPEIVVREVGDGEAAARIVVAQFATEVTADMAPWAVVAKREAPGAGATELATGLFALRESRHPDAEAAFARAMTASPDDPQMAIAGYALALLEMDRDRSAAGLAGAEKSLRRAVELDPGFAAAQSRLAEVELRQGGDPKRALATLRVARRLLPDDAYLDLREIRILELIGSSAAAEHWLGRLAADAVRSESPFYLNDLCWHGTLVGYARTFLPVCDKGLELTPGRGAILDSRAVARGVTGDLAGAAADLRAALAAPAGSFKPEERALRESWLTALGRGENPFTPAVLEDLHYGPLAGLRWGH